One genomic window of Quadrisphaera setariae includes the following:
- a CDS encoding glycerophosphodiester phosphodiesterase family protein produces the protein MSSAAPLVGGVPSVIGHRGASGYRPENTLASYELAARLGADRIEPDIVPTLDGVLVLRHESEVTHSTDVAGRPDLAARRTTRVVDGVEVTGWFTEDLTFDELRSLRAVEPRPHLRPTTTVYDGLYEVPTFAELLELAAQLRLELGRNVVVTAEVKDPSRYAADGFDIAALVIAELRRLGLDEPDAPVAVQCFEAAFLRRLRAEGLRVPLVQLVEDDDAGRAACTPWGLREVSTYAEVLAPCKDMVLPVGEDGTLGPVTPLVADAHRAGLAVHVWTLRNENAFLPASLKVGLSEAAPGRALVEHLAFLDAGVDGIFTDHPDTAFEARRLWAAGKAVPGARRGGSAGPRAASAPSTPSGQRLAG, from the coding sequence GTGAGCAGTGCTGCACCGCTCGTCGGCGGGGTCCCGTCTGTCATCGGACACCGCGGCGCCAGCGGGTACCGGCCCGAGAACACCCTGGCCTCCTACGAGCTGGCGGCCCGCCTGGGGGCGGACCGCATCGAGCCGGACATCGTGCCGACGCTCGACGGAGTGCTGGTGCTGCGGCACGAGAGCGAGGTCACGCACTCCACCGACGTGGCCGGCCGCCCCGACCTCGCCGCGCGCCGCACGACCCGCGTCGTGGACGGCGTCGAGGTCACCGGGTGGTTCACCGAGGACCTCACCTTCGACGAGCTGCGCTCGCTGCGCGCCGTGGAGCCGCGTCCGCACCTGCGGCCCACCACCACCGTCTACGACGGCCTCTACGAGGTGCCGACCTTCGCCGAGCTGCTCGAGCTGGCCGCGCAGCTGCGGCTGGAGCTCGGGCGCAACGTCGTGGTGACCGCCGAGGTGAAGGACCCCTCCCGCTACGCGGCCGACGGGTTCGACATCGCCGCGCTGGTGATCGCCGAGCTGCGCCGGCTGGGCCTGGACGAGCCGGACGCGCCCGTGGCCGTCCAGTGCTTCGAGGCGGCGTTCCTGCGCCGCCTGCGGGCCGAGGGCCTGCGGGTGCCGCTGGTGCAGCTGGTCGAGGACGACGACGCCGGCCGCGCCGCGTGCACCCCGTGGGGCCTGCGCGAGGTGTCCACGTACGCCGAGGTGCTCGCCCCCTGCAAGGACATGGTGCTGCCGGTGGGCGAGGACGGGACGCTCGGCCCGGTCACCCCGCTGGTCGCCGACGCGCACCGCGCGGGGCTGGCCGTGCACGTGTGGACCCTGCGCAACGAGAACGCCTTCCTGCCCGCGTCGCTGAAGGTGGGGCTCTCCGAGGCCGCTCCCGGGCGCGCGCTGGTCGAGCACCTGGCGTTCCTGGACGCCGGGGTGGACGGGATCTTCACCGACCACCCCGACACCGCGTTCGAGGCCCGTCGCCTGTGGGCCGCCGGCAAGGCCGTGCCGGGCGCGCGCCGCGGCGGCTCCGCCGGTCCGCGTGCGGCGTCGGCGCCGTCCACGCCCTCGGGGCAGCGCCTCGCCGGCTGA
- a CDS encoding bifunctional metallophosphatase/5'-nucleotidase, producing the protein MTISRRASAALAATALVLGTPAASWASDPAAPVVPVAPQQPAPVPVEGGVRLTLLHANDLESSLLPETDEAGAEQAGAARFAALVERQRAAAEARGPVLTLAGGDLFLPGPQLDASRLDGTGEVYDALAFDAAGFDASAIGNHDFDLTPDFLADYLDAVGDDAPFVAANLDLSGEPRLQAEVDDGTVVASTVVESAGERFGVIGLTTPELPELTSLGEVRVDPDLAGVANAQAAALEAAGVTKVVLVSHLQDVDNEVALVPQLRGVDVVVAAGGGEVMASPGDALLPGDAVSTDAAGAPLPYPAVVGAADGARVPVVTTSGLYRYVGQLVVDFDAEGRLVAVDDVASRPVPVTSNGPDAVAPDPDVVAEVEEPVAAYVDGLASQVVARTEVPLDGRRDAVRSRETGLGSLVADSLLAAGRAGAEAAGVAPPVVALQNGGGIRNDSVLAAGDVSALDTYDVTPFANFVAVAPELPVEALVAAVDHGAGAGAGSFAQVAGFSYTADPDAPPGARVQTLTLADGTPVVVGGQRVLDGTISVASIDFLLRGSDGYDALDGAAFEVLPTTQQQALQSYLRDDLGGTVTAARYPEAGTGRITQV; encoded by the coding sequence GTGACGATCTCGCGACGCGCCTCCGCCGCACTCGCCGCCACAGCCCTCGTGCTCGGGACGCCCGCCGCCTCGTGGGCGTCCGACCCCGCGGCCCCCGTGGTGCCCGTCGCTCCCCAGCAACCGGCGCCCGTGCCGGTCGAGGGCGGCGTGCGGCTGACGCTGCTGCACGCCAACGACCTCGAGTCCTCGCTCCTGCCCGAGACCGACGAGGCCGGCGCGGAGCAGGCCGGCGCCGCCCGCTTCGCCGCCCTCGTCGAGCGCCAGCGCGCCGCGGCCGAGGCGCGCGGACCCGTGCTGACCCTCGCCGGGGGAGACCTGTTCCTGCCCGGCCCGCAGCTCGACGCGAGCCGCCTGGACGGCACCGGCGAGGTCTACGACGCCCTCGCCTTCGACGCCGCCGGCTTCGACGCCAGCGCCATCGGCAACCACGACTTCGACCTCACGCCCGACTTCCTGGCCGACTACCTCGACGCCGTCGGCGACGACGCGCCGTTCGTGGCCGCCAACCTCGACCTGTCCGGCGAACCCCGCCTCCAGGCCGAGGTGGACGACGGCACCGTGGTCGCCTCGACCGTGGTCGAGTCCGCCGGGGAGCGCTTCGGCGTCATCGGGCTCACCACGCCCGAGCTGCCCGAGCTGACCAGCCTCGGCGAGGTGCGGGTGGACCCCGACCTCGCGGGGGTCGCCAACGCGCAGGCAGCCGCGCTGGAGGCGGCCGGGGTGACCAAGGTCGTGCTGGTGTCGCACCTGCAGGACGTCGACAACGAGGTCGCGCTCGTGCCGCAGCTGCGCGGGGTCGACGTCGTCGTCGCCGCGGGTGGGGGCGAGGTGATGGCCTCGCCCGGCGACGCGCTGCTGCCCGGTGACGCGGTGAGCACCGACGCCGCGGGCGCGCCGCTGCCGTACCCCGCGGTGGTGGGCGCGGCCGACGGCGCGCGGGTGCCCGTGGTCACCACGAGCGGGCTCTACCGCTACGTCGGCCAGCTCGTGGTCGACTTCGACGCCGAGGGGCGCCTCGTGGCCGTCGACGACGTCGCCAGCCGCCCGGTGCCCGTGACCTCGAACGGGCCGGACGCGGTGGCGCCGGACCCCGACGTCGTCGCCGAGGTGGAGGAGCCCGTGGCGGCCTACGTCGACGGGCTCGCCTCCCAGGTGGTCGCCCGCACCGAGGTGCCGCTGGACGGCCGGCGCGACGCGGTGCGCTCGCGTGAGACCGGGCTCGGCTCGCTCGTGGCCGACTCGCTGCTGGCGGCCGGGCGCGCCGGGGCCGAGGCCGCGGGCGTGGCGCCGCCCGTGGTGGCGCTGCAGAACGGCGGCGGCATCCGCAACGACTCGGTGCTGGCGGCCGGTGACGTGTCCGCGCTGGACACCTACGACGTCACGCCCTTCGCCAACTTCGTGGCGGTGGCGCCGGAACTGCCGGTGGAGGCGCTCGTGGCCGCCGTCGACCACGGCGCGGGGGCCGGTGCGGGCTCGTTCGCCCAGGTGGCGGGCTTCTCGTACACGGCCGACCCGGACGCGCCGCCCGGCGCCCGCGTGCAGACCCTGACCCTGGCCGACGGGACGCCCGTGGTGGTCGGCGGGCAGCGGGTGCTCGACGGGACGATCTCCGTGGCCTCGATCGACTTCCTCCTGCGCGGCAGCGACGGCTACGACGCCCTCGACGGCGCGGCGTTCGAGGTGCTGCCCACCACCCAGCAGCAGGCGCTGCAGAGCTACCTGCGCGACGACCTCGGCGGGACGGTGACGGCGGCGCGGTACCCGGAGGCGGGCACCGGCCGCATCACGCAGGTCTGA